A single window of Acanthopagrus latus isolate v.2019 chromosome 1, fAcaLat1.1, whole genome shotgun sequence DNA harbors:
- the abcg2b gene encoding broad substrate specificity ATP-binding cassette transporter ABCG2b isoform X2 has product MSKTEQVGLDVEEYFQERGPTVTFSNLRYSVQERRLCRKRGPEKYILKDVSGIMRPGMNAIMGATGSGKTSLLDVIAGRKDPAGLQHGKVLVDGRAVTSELRLSSAYVVQDDILMGTLSVRENLLFSANLRLNPKHHSSADKNSRVNTIIQDLGLTDCADTKIGTEFLRGVSGGERKRCSIGMELITSPSLLFLDEPTTGLDSNTANCIVSLLHKLSRRGKTVIFSIHQPRYSIFRQFDHLTLMHKGEVVYAGAAHHALEYFTNLGYQIEPFDNPADFFMDITNGEAKLTLEAPTPESKSTLATMYYQSHLHKKVLEELEHVDQSVAEGAEGQDKPAEYATSFLYQMRVVCGRTVLNTLRNPQTSYAQMALNIFFAILVGLIYYQMPLTLTEGLQNRSGAFFFLIINMVFGNLSAVELFINERAIFIHENSSGYYRTSVYFLSKIFGDLVPNRIIPIFVFSAIAYYMMGLKPAFTAFLCFALTMSLVSLAGVGLAFLVSASVSSFAMANILIALPFVFMMVFGGFLVDLNGMLNWLSWLKWISIFRYGLNAAYINELTGQLFSGNNTVIPGEVFLQSQDIDYSTWGFWQNQVALLGIIMVCMILAYIQLRRVNRWK; this is encoded by the exons TGGCATCATGAGGCCTGGGATGAACGCCATCATGGGCGCCACTGGAAGCGGTAAAACATC CCTCCTGGACGTCATCGCTGGCAGAAAAGACCCCGCGGGACTGCAGCACGGAAAAGTCCTGGTGGATGGCAGAGCCGTCACGTCTGAGCTCAGGCTCAGCTCTGCCTATGTGGTTCAG GACGATATCCTGATGGGCACTCTGTCTGTGAGGGAGAATCTTCTGTTCAGTGCCAACCTGCGTCTCAACCCCAAGCATCACTCCTCGgcagataaaaacagcagagTCAACACCATCATACAGGACCTGGGCCTTACCGACTGCGCAGACACTAAG atagGGACGGAGTTTCTGCGTGGCGTGTccggaggggagaggaagaggtgcaGCATCGGGATGGAGCTCAtcacctctccttctctgctgtTTCTGGACGAACCCACCACCGGTCTGGACTCAAACACGGCGAACTGCATCGTCAGTCTGCTGCACAA GCTGTCCAGAAGAGGTAAGACTGTGATCTTCTCCATCCACCAGCCACGCTACTCCATCTTCAGGCAGTTTGACCATCTGACCCTGATGCACAAAGGGGAGGTGGTGTACGCAGGAGCGGCACACCATGCGCTCGAGTACTTCACAAACCtcg GCTACCAAATTGAGCCCTTCGACAACCCTGCTGATTTCTTCATGGACATCACTAATGGAGAGGCCAAATTGACATTAGAAGCTCCCACTCCAG AAAGTAAAAGCACATTGGCGACCATGTACTACCAGTCCCATCTGCACAAGAaggtgctggaggagctggaacaTGTGGACCAAAGCGTCGCTGAAGGGGCTGAGGGTCAAGACAAGCCGGCAGAGTACGCCACATCTTTCCTCTATCAG atgcGTGTGGTGTGCGGCAGGACAGTGCTGAACACTCTCAGGAACCCTCAGACCTCTTACGCCCAGATGGCTCTCAACATCTTTTTTGCCATTCTGGTGGGACTCATTTATTACCAAATGCCTCTCACGCTGACGGAGGGTTTACAGAACAG GAGTGGAGCGTTCTTCTTCCTTATCATCAACATGGTGTTTGGGAATCTCTCCGCTGTCGAACTCTTTATCAACGAGAGGGCGATCTTCAT TCACGAGAACTCGAGCGGCTATTACCGAACATCTGTCTACTTCTTGTCGAAGATCTTTGGTGACCTCGTCCCCAACCGCATCATCCCCATCTTTGTATTTTCAGCCATCGCCTACTACATGATGG GGTTGAAGCCCGCCTTCACAGCGTTCCTGTGTTTCGCCCTGACCATGTCTCTGGTCAGCCTGGCCGGAGTCGGTCTGGCCTTCCTCGTCTCGGCGAGTGTGTCTTCATTTGCCATGGCTAACATTCTCATCGCCCTGCCCTTTGTCTTCATGATG GTCTTTGGTGGTTTTCTCGTTGATCTCAATGGCATGCTGAACTGGCTCTCCTGGCTGAAGTGGATCAGCATCTTCAGATATGGATTGAAC gctgcATACATCAACGAGCTGACGGGACAGCTCTTCTCCGGCAACaacactgt TATCCCAGGGGAGGTGTTCCTGCAGTCCCAGGACATCGACTACTCCACGTGGGGCTTCTGGCAGAACCAGGTGGCTCTGCTGGGAATCATAATGGTCTGCATGATCCTGGCCTACATACAGCTGCGACGAGTAAACCGCTGGAAATGA
- the abcg2b gene encoding broad substrate specificity ATP-binding cassette transporter ABCG2b isoform X1, with translation MSKTEQVGLDVEEYFQERGPTVTFSNLRYSVQERRLCRKRGPEKYILKDVSGIMRPGMNAIMGATGSGKTSLLDVIAGRKDPAGLQHGKVLVDGRAVTSELRLSSAYVVQDDILMGTLSVRENLLFSANLRLNPKHHSSADKNSRVNTIIQDLGLTDCADTKIGTEFLRGVSGGERKRCSIGMELITSPSLLFLDEPTTGLDSNTANCIVSLLHKLSRRGKTVIFSIHQPRYSIFRQFDHLTLMHKGEVVYAGAAHHALEYFTNLGYQIEPFDNPADFFMDITNGEAKLTLEAPTPVESKSTLATMYYQSHLHKKVLEELEHVDQSVAEGAEGQDKPAEYATSFLYQMRVVCGRTVLNTLRNPQTSYAQMALNIFFAILVGLIYYQMPLTLTEGLQNRSGAFFFLIINMVFGNLSAVELFINERAIFIHENSSGYYRTSVYFLSKIFGDLVPNRIIPIFVFSAIAYYMMGLKPAFTAFLCFALTMSLVSLAGVGLAFLVSASVSSFAMANILIALPFVFMMVFGGFLVDLNGMLNWLSWLKWISIFRYGLNAAYINELTGQLFSGNNTVIPGEVFLQSQDIDYSTWGFWQNQVALLGIIMVCMILAYIQLRRVNRWK, from the exons TGGCATCATGAGGCCTGGGATGAACGCCATCATGGGCGCCACTGGAAGCGGTAAAACATC CCTCCTGGACGTCATCGCTGGCAGAAAAGACCCCGCGGGACTGCAGCACGGAAAAGTCCTGGTGGATGGCAGAGCCGTCACGTCTGAGCTCAGGCTCAGCTCTGCCTATGTGGTTCAG GACGATATCCTGATGGGCACTCTGTCTGTGAGGGAGAATCTTCTGTTCAGTGCCAACCTGCGTCTCAACCCCAAGCATCACTCCTCGgcagataaaaacagcagagTCAACACCATCATACAGGACCTGGGCCTTACCGACTGCGCAGACACTAAG atagGGACGGAGTTTCTGCGTGGCGTGTccggaggggagaggaagaggtgcaGCATCGGGATGGAGCTCAtcacctctccttctctgctgtTTCTGGACGAACCCACCACCGGTCTGGACTCAAACACGGCGAACTGCATCGTCAGTCTGCTGCACAA GCTGTCCAGAAGAGGTAAGACTGTGATCTTCTCCATCCACCAGCCACGCTACTCCATCTTCAGGCAGTTTGACCATCTGACCCTGATGCACAAAGGGGAGGTGGTGTACGCAGGAGCGGCACACCATGCGCTCGAGTACTTCACAAACCtcg GCTACCAAATTGAGCCCTTCGACAACCCTGCTGATTTCTTCATGGACATCACTAATGGAGAGGCCAAATTGACATTAGAAGCTCCCACTCCAG TAGAAAGTAAAAGCACATTGGCGACCATGTACTACCAGTCCCATCTGCACAAGAaggtgctggaggagctggaacaTGTGGACCAAAGCGTCGCTGAAGGGGCTGAGGGTCAAGACAAGCCGGCAGAGTACGCCACATCTTTCCTCTATCAG atgcGTGTGGTGTGCGGCAGGACAGTGCTGAACACTCTCAGGAACCCTCAGACCTCTTACGCCCAGATGGCTCTCAACATCTTTTTTGCCATTCTGGTGGGACTCATTTATTACCAAATGCCTCTCACGCTGACGGAGGGTTTACAGAACAG GAGTGGAGCGTTCTTCTTCCTTATCATCAACATGGTGTTTGGGAATCTCTCCGCTGTCGAACTCTTTATCAACGAGAGGGCGATCTTCAT TCACGAGAACTCGAGCGGCTATTACCGAACATCTGTCTACTTCTTGTCGAAGATCTTTGGTGACCTCGTCCCCAACCGCATCATCCCCATCTTTGTATTTTCAGCCATCGCCTACTACATGATGG GGTTGAAGCCCGCCTTCACAGCGTTCCTGTGTTTCGCCCTGACCATGTCTCTGGTCAGCCTGGCCGGAGTCGGTCTGGCCTTCCTCGTCTCGGCGAGTGTGTCTTCATTTGCCATGGCTAACATTCTCATCGCCCTGCCCTTTGTCTTCATGATG GTCTTTGGTGGTTTTCTCGTTGATCTCAATGGCATGCTGAACTGGCTCTCCTGGCTGAAGTGGATCAGCATCTTCAGATATGGATTGAAC gctgcATACATCAACGAGCTGACGGGACAGCTCTTCTCCGGCAACaacactgt TATCCCAGGGGAGGTGTTCCTGCAGTCCCAGGACATCGACTACTCCACGTGGGGCTTCTGGCAGAACCAGGTGGCTCTGCTGGGAATCATAATGGTCTGCATGATCCTGGCCTACATACAGCTGCGACGAGTAAACCGCTGGAAATGA
- the LOC119025929 gene encoding uncharacterized protein LOC119025929 — MPFIPPVSIARSVSGLTGKERPISNSSSTTTATKTKAQRDDKGSSVKERLALNLKQLGKKSQPRSHLPTTKGVSGAELHVKRRDRMLPSSQTDSFPASSSGESLSKAEQHKRERQSSVRSEPEVKTSSRHEEEARFTLTLTPEAVLLLQRRNSERRQRSASRNAGSRGGVSGGTSESRRRRENVSKRHQTATQRHSSSNGGRVAAINSSEAELGDISSIMKISLLNEQHKYDDVEYEEEEDFGVDERVVLKCTEWLRGLENTPVTVGNSLRKSASGVKTF; from the coding sequence ATGCCGTTCATCCCGCCTGTGTCGATCGCACGCTCTGTATCAGGTCTGACCGGGAAGGAGAGACCCATCAGCAACAGTTCGTCCACGACGACTGCGACCAAGACGAAGGCCCAAAGAGACGACAAAGGCAGCTCTGTGAAGGAGCGACTGGCTTTGAACCTCAAGCAGCTGGGCAAGAAAAGCCAACCCAGGAGTCATCTGCCAACCACCAAAGGAGTGTCGGGGGCCGAGCTGCACGTTAAGAGAAGGGACAGAATGTTGCCCTCATCACAAACGGACAGCTTCCCCGCCTCCAGCTCGGGTGAGTCTCTGTCTAAGGCAGAGCAGCACAAACGCGAGCGGCAGAGCTCTGTGAGGAGCGAACCAGAGGTGAAGACGAGTTCCAGGCACGAGGAGGAGGCCCGCTTCACGCTGACTCTCACACCCGaggctgttctgctgctgcagcggaGGAACAGCGAGAGACGCCAACGCTCGGCGTCCAGAAACGCCGGAAGCAGAGGCGGTGTTTCTGGAGGCACCTCAGAGTCCAGACGCAGGAGGGAAAACGTCTCGAAAAGGCATCAAACAGCAACGCAGAGACACAGCAGTTCAAACGGCGGCAGAGTCGCTGCTATAAACAGCAGCGAGGCTGAACTCGGAGACATAAGCTCCATAATGAAGATCTCGCTGCTGAACGAGCAACACAAGTACGATGATGTGGAgtatgaggaagaggaggactttGGTGTGGATGAGCGCGTGGTGCTGAAGTGCACAGAGTGGCTGCGTGGGCTGGAGAACACACCAGTGACTGTGGGAAACAGCCTGAGGAAGAGCGCAAGCGGCGTGAAAACTTTCTGA
- the LOC119025236 gene encoding lipopolysaccharide-induced tumor necrosis factor-alpha factor homolog has translation MESTPKEGEAFPTPPLNFLPDESQTGRDVRIYHVHSTFSPLPPPPSFSFSPGVGCSTQVPSPVSVSAPPPPTPRLKFVSYETQLYRSPALTSCPACQAQVTTQVTHRVGAYAWLMCFVFVLCGLLLGCCLIPFIMKHFKDAHHSCPRCHRVLHIHRKTCCE, from the exons atggagTCAACACCAAAAGAGGGTGAGGCGTTTCCTACACCTCCGCTGAACTTCCTACCAG ATGAAAGTCAAACAGGACGAGATGTGAGGATCTACCATGTTCACTCAACTTTCAGCCCTCtaccacctcctccttccttctccttctctcccgGAGTCGGCTGCTCCACCCAAGTTCCATCGCCTGTGTCAG TGTCTGCGCCCCCTCCGCCCACTCCCAGGCTGAAGTTTGTGAGCTATGAAACGCAGCTGTATCgctctccagctctgacatCATGCCCGGCCTGTCAGGCTCAGGTCACCACGCAGGTCACCCACAGAGTCGGGGCTTACGCGTGgctcatgtgttttgtgtttgtgttatgcGG GTTGCTGCTGGGATGCTGCCTGATTCCGTtcattatgaaacatttcaagGACGCCCATCACTCTTGTCCTCGCTGTCACCGGGTCCTCCACATACACAGGAAGACGTGCTGCGAATAA
- the arpc1a gene encoding actin-related protein 2/3 complex subunit 1A produces the protein MSLHQFLLEPITCHAWNRDRTQIAISPNNHEVHIYKKSGNQWVKTHELKEHNGHITGIDWAPKSDRIVTCGADRNAYVWSQKEGVWKPTLVILRINRAATFVKWSPLENKFAVGSGARLISVCYFESENDWWVSKHIKKPIRSTILSLDWHPNNILLAAGSCDFKCRVFSAYIKEVEEKPGPTPWGSKMPFGAVLAEFGGAGGGGWVHSVSFSASGNRLAWVSHDSTVTVVDSSKTASPSQLKTEFLPLLSVIFVSENSLVAAGHDCCPMLFRCDDGGTLTFVSKLDLPKQSIQRNISAMERFRNMDKRATTEDRNTALDTLHQNSITQVSIYEGDKRDCRKFCTTGIDGAMTIWDFKSLEASIQGLRIM, from the exons ATGTCCCTTCATCAGTTTCTGTTGGAACCCATCACCTGCCACGCGTGGAACCGTGATAGGACAC AAATTGCCATCAGTCCTAATAACCACGAAGTCCATATCTACAAGAAGAGTGGCAACCAGTGGGTTAAGACCCACGAGCTGAAGGAGCACAATGGACACATAACAG gTATTGACTGGGCTCCCAAAAGTGACCGCATAGTGACATGTGGAGCAGACCGTAATGCCTACGTGTGGTCCCAGAAGGAGGGGGTATGGAAGCCCACACTGGTCATCCTCAGGATCAACAGAGCCGCCACCTTCGTCAAGTGGTCCCCACTGGAGAACAAGTTTGCAGTTGGAAGTGGTGCTCGACTCATCTCTGTCTGCTACTTTGAGTCTGAGAACGACTG GTGGGTGAGCAAGCACATCAAGAAGCCAATCCGCTCGACCATCCTCAGCCTGGACTGGCATCCTAACAACatcctgctggctgctggatcctGTGACTTCAAATGCAG GGTGTTCTCAGCCTACATTAAGGAGGTGGAAGAGAAACCAGGTCCCACACCCTGGGGCAGCAAGATGCCATTTGGGGCTGTGCTAGCAGAATTTGGAGGAGCGg GTGGAGGGGGTTGGGTGCACTCTGTCTCCTTCTCGGCCTCCGGTAACCGTCTGGCCTGGGTCAGCCATGACAGTACTGTCACTGTGGTGGACAGCTCAAAGACTGCCAG TCCTTCACAGCTGAAGACGGagttccttcctctcctcagtgtcatttttgtttcagagaACAGTCTAGTAGCTGCG GGCCACGACTGTTGCCCCATGCTGTTCCGTTGCGACGATGGTGGAACGCTGACATTTGTGTCAAAGCTCGACCTCCCCAAGCAGAGCATCCAGAGGAACATCTCTGCCATGGAGCGTTTCAGGAACATGGACAAGCGAGCCACCACCGAGGACCGCAACACTGCCCTGGACACGCTCCACCAGAACAGCATCAC CCAAGTGTCTATCTACGAGGGAGACAAAAGGGATTGTCGCAAGTTCTGCACCACAGGCATCGATGGAGCAATGACCATTTGGGACTTCAAg AGTCTAGAAGCTTCTATCCAGGGTCTCCGCATCATGTGA
- the arpc1b gene encoding actin-related protein 2/3 complex subunit 1B — translation MAYHSFLLEPISCHAWNKDRTQIALCPNNHEVHIFKKDGAKWSKIHELKEHNGQVTGIDWAPDSNRIVTCGADRNAYVWTLKEGTWKPTLVILRINRAARCVRWSPRENKFAVGSGSRLISICYFEQENDWWVCKHIKKPIRSTILSLDWHPNNVLLAAGSCDFKCRVFSAYIKEVEEKPGPTPWGSKMPFGEMLFESGGTGAAQATGGGGGWVHSVCFSHSGNRLAWTSHDSTVSVAEGGKSGTVNSLSSETLPLLCVTFITENSLVAAGHDCYPVLFVYDGAKGSLTFGGKLDVPKQAAQKGISARERFQNLDRRASETQSTDKELNTLHKNSISEISVLEGGRNQCTKFCTTGMDGGMGIWDVKSLESAMKNLKIV, via the exons ATGGCGTACCATAGCTTCCTGCTGGAACCAATTAGCTGCCACGCCTGGAATAAAGATCGCACCC AGATCGCCCTGTGCCCCAACAACCACGAGGTCCACATCTTCAAGAAAGACGGCGCCAAGTGGAGCAAGATCCACGAGCTGAAGGAGCACAACGGGCAGGTGACAg GTATCGACTGGGCTCCAGACAGCAACCGTATCGTGACCTGTGGAGCGGACCGTAACGCCTACGTGTGGACCCTCAAGGAGGGCACATGGAAGCCCACCCTGGTCATCCTCAGGATCAACCGCGCCGCTCGCTGTGTGAGGTGGTCGCCACGGGAGAACAAGTTCGCTGTCGGCAGCGGCTCACGCCTCATCTCCATCTGCTACTTCGAGCAGGAAAACGACTG GTGGGTGTGTAAACACATCAAGAAGCCAATCCGCTCCACCATCCTCAGTCTGGACTGGCATCCCAACAACgtcctgctggctgctggatcctGTGACTTCAAATGCAG GGTCTTCTCAGCCTACAtaaaggaggtggaggagaagccCGGCCCGACTCCCTGGGGCAGCAAGATGCCGTTCGGGGAGATGCTGTTTGAGTCCGGAGGAACCGGAGCAGCTCAGGCCACGGGTGGCGGCGGCGGATGGGTGCACAGCGTGTGCTTCTCGCACTCCGGCAACCGCCTGGCCTGGACCTCCCATGACTCCACTGTGTCCGTCGCAGAGGGAGGCAAGAGTGGCAC GGTGAACAGTCTGAGCTCTGAGactctccctctgctgtgtgtcaccttcatcactgagaacagcttaGTGGCAGCT GGCCACGACTGTTACCCGGTGCTGTTCGTGTACGATGGCGCCAAAGGCAGCTTGACGTTTGGCGGCAAGCTGGACGTTCCCAAGCAGGCGGCCCAGAAGGGCATCAGTGCCAGGGAGCGCTTCCAGAACCTGGACCGTCGGGCCTCAGAGACCCAGAGCACCGACAAGGAGCTGAACACCCTGCACAAGAACAGCATCAG TGAGATCTCAGTGCtggaaggaggaagaaaccaGTGCACCAAGTTCTGCACCACCGgcatggatggagggatgggcATCTGGGATGTCAAG tctcTGGAGTCTGCGATGAAGAACCTGAAGATCGTCTGA
- the LOC119027239 gene encoding monocyte to macrophage differentiation factor 2-like isoform X1, translating into MNLVRFMNNRVPPNKRYQPTEYEHAANCATHALWIIPSLLGSSLLHFQSEDKWEKLSAWVYGAGLSSLFIISTLFHTVAWKKSHLRSVEHCFHMCDRMVIYFFIAASYAPWLNLRELGPWACHMRWLVWVMASFGTTYVFFFHERYKLMELICYTVMGVFPALVILSMPEQSGLCELLVGGACYCLGMVFFKSDGIVPFAHAIWHLFVAMGAAIHYYAIWKYLYAQPPNQVQTSR; encoded by the exons ATGAATCTTGTAAG GTTTATGAACAACCGCGTTCCTCCCAACAAGAGATACCAGCCCACAGAATATGAGCATGCTGCCAACTGTGCCACGCATGCG TTATGGATAATCCCCAGCCTGCTGGGCAGCTCCCTGTTGCACTTCCAGTCGGAGGACAAATGGGAGAAACTGTCAGCCTGGGTGTACGGGGCGGGGCTCAGCTCGCTCTTCATCATCTCCACCCTGTTTCACACTGTGGCCTGGAAGAAGAGCCACCTAcg GTCTGTGGAGCACTGTTTCCACATGTGTGACAGGATGGTGATCTATTTCTTCATTGCTGCCTCCTACGCCCCGTg GCTGAACTTGCGGGAGCTGGGTCCCTGGGCGTGTCACATGCGCTGGTTGGTGTGGGTCATGGCCTCTTTCGGAACCACCTACGTCTTCTTCTTCCATGAGAG GTATAAGCTCATGGAGTTGATCTGCTACACGGTGATGGGAGTGTTTCCTGCCTTGGTCATCCTCTCAATG CCAGAGCAGTCGGGGCTGTGCGAGCTGCTGGTGGGCGGAGCCTGCTACTGTCTGGGGATGGTCTTTTTCAAAAGCGACGGCATCGTCCCATTCGCTCATGCCATTTGGCACCTGTTTGTAGCGATGGGAGCGGCCATACACTACTACGCCATCTGGAAGTACCTCTACGCCCAGCCGCCCAATCAGGTCCAGACCtccagatga
- the LOC119027239 gene encoding monocyte to macrophage differentiation factor 2-like isoform X2, whose amino-acid sequence MDRFMNNRVPPNKRYQPTEYEHAANCATHALWIIPSLLGSSLLHFQSEDKWEKLSAWVYGAGLSSLFIISTLFHTVAWKKSHLRSVEHCFHMCDRMVIYFFIAASYAPWLNLRELGPWACHMRWLVWVMASFGTTYVFFFHERYKLMELICYTVMGVFPALVILSMPEQSGLCELLVGGACYCLGMVFFKSDGIVPFAHAIWHLFVAMGAAIHYYAIWKYLYAQPPNQVQTSR is encoded by the exons ATGGACAG GTTTATGAACAACCGCGTTCCTCCCAACAAGAGATACCAGCCCACAGAATATGAGCATGCTGCCAACTGTGCCACGCATGCG TTATGGATAATCCCCAGCCTGCTGGGCAGCTCCCTGTTGCACTTCCAGTCGGAGGACAAATGGGAGAAACTGTCAGCCTGGGTGTACGGGGCGGGGCTCAGCTCGCTCTTCATCATCTCCACCCTGTTTCACACTGTGGCCTGGAAGAAGAGCCACCTAcg GTCTGTGGAGCACTGTTTCCACATGTGTGACAGGATGGTGATCTATTTCTTCATTGCTGCCTCCTACGCCCCGTg GCTGAACTTGCGGGAGCTGGGTCCCTGGGCGTGTCACATGCGCTGGTTGGTGTGGGTCATGGCCTCTTTCGGAACCACCTACGTCTTCTTCTTCCATGAGAG GTATAAGCTCATGGAGTTGATCTGCTACACGGTGATGGGAGTGTTTCCTGCCTTGGTCATCCTCTCAATG CCAGAGCAGTCGGGGCTGTGCGAGCTGCTGGTGGGCGGAGCCTGCTACTGTCTGGGGATGGTCTTTTTCAAAAGCGACGGCATCGTCCCATTCGCTCATGCCATTTGGCACCTGTTTGTAGCGATGGGAGCGGCCATACACTACTACGCCATCTGGAAGTACCTCTACGCCCAGCCGCCCAATCAGGTCCAGACCtccagatga